aaaaaggccaataggatgttggggtatatctccaggtgtgtggagtttaagtcaagggaggtaatgctaagattatacaattccttggtgagacctcacctagaatattgtgtgcaggtttggtcaccatatcttaaaaaggacattgtggccttagaaaaggtgcagcgtagggccacaaaaatgattcctggtcttagaggaatgtcatacgaggaacggttacttgagctaaatctgttcagtctcaagcaaaggagactgaggggggacatgatccaggtatataagattctaacaggtttggatgctgttcaagcaaatagttacttcagcattagtttaaatacacgaactcgtggccataggtggaaattagcgggagaacacttcaagctggatttaaggaagcacttctttacacagcgtgtagtcagagtatggaatacccttcctgataatgtagtgcaagctgaatccttgggttcctttaaatcagagctagataagattttaacgactctgagctattagtttagttctccccaagcgagcttgatgggccgaatggcctcctctcgtttgtatagttcttatgttcttatgtttaatCATTTGCAGAATGCAATTCTACTACTAAATGCAGTTTTGGCATGTAAAAGTGAAAATAATGTATTTAGGTACAAACATACAAGCCAAATGTGTAGTAACTGGAATAtactttaataaataaatataattcaatTGCTTTTATTACTTATGTTGTATCTATCTAATTTTTAATGATATTTTTGAAATCTTTTTATATTATGTCTTTGATTTACGTATTTCCTTTTTAGCATAATCCAGGAACCTGGTGGAAAAAATATCACTACATACGCCACAGTGTATGTTTATGTGTTTGACAAAGTGTGAACCTTCAATAGGATAATTAAAATCATGTATTACTAAGACTGCGATTACTAACACAATGAGCAGAaagacctgcagggggcagatgATGCGACTCACCTGCCAGGTTTCGCAGCTGGCTGACCAGCAGGGGGAAGGGTCCAGTAAAAGGGACGGCCTGCGTCTGCTTCACTGTGCTCATGGCCAGGTCCGTGTAATCTGCAGGAGATGGACTCAAGACCTCAGGGCGATACCGGAACATAAGCCATGTGGTCTGCGGGAGACATGATGAGGTGCCGGCAGGCTCTGCTTAACACAGCAGTATGTTGGAGGCCACTTACTGGACAGATCGGATGGGGTGAGAATGTGGTAGCTGAAGTTGCGTTTCACGAGGATGCCAGAGACTCTCTGTCCTTGCACACACTTCCTGTCGGCTAGAGAACCCATGACCTACAACAGGAATCACACTCAGATTAGGTATCTATATCTTTGCGGGCActctcctttcatttctatgggcataaccctgaTCCCATCCCtgataaccttaacccctactcagcccgaaccttaaccctaagtaaccagacaaaatacaagacttaaattttttgattgcattcgtgGATTTTAATAGAATTGAGTTGAGGTAGAATTgagggaccaaaaaaaaaaaaaaaaaacatacccatgccccccccccccccctctcacatacatatatatacacacatatacatatacacacacatatacatatacacacacacatacatatacacacacacattttatatatatatatatatatatatatatatacacacatacacacacatacatacatacatacatacatacatacatacatacatacacacacacacacacacacacacacacacacacacacacacacacacacacacacacacacacacacacatatatatatatagtgttttATATGTCatcacaatggatttgaaattaaGCGatcaaaacacacacatacacactcagtaACTAGTCATTTCATCTTCTATCCATTAATATAAGGTTATGATGAATGGTCAGGGATAAACCAGGGATGACCCCCAGGCAGTGATGAACGGGGTTTAGCTCACTGGACCACATGCAGCTCCAAGCGCTGAATGCTCACCTTGGCCAGCTTCTCCCCCCTGAAGTTGAGCGTGACAGCCTCAGTGTTGCGGGGATTGTGCACCTCAATGTGGACCTCGTCATTGTCCTCGTACTCGCGGATCAGGGCGGCTTTTAGGCGGGCCATCTCATTCTGCTCTCCGTGCACCAggatctgcgggggggggggtaaaaacagACAGGTATAAGACCAATGTCTTACTTGTCACATATACAGTTATTCTTCGTACAATGTGGAGTGAAATGCATGGTTGTCTAGCAGCAATATTGTGTCTTATATGGCatcacaatggatttgaaattaaGCGATCAAAATGTGATGGAAGtaaagactttcagctttaatttaagGGGTTTAACAAAGATTGTATTAAGCGTTCAGAAATTACACCCAGTTTTCAGAAAGTCTTTCACAGATTCTTGGCCAGATCTGGCCTGTTGCCTCGTTACTCCATGACAGATTAAGTAGATAAAAGGTCTGGAGTTGACTCCAAGCACTGAATCTGCATTTGGTAGCTATTCATTGGAACTCAACATGAGGTCCAAAGAGGTGTCAATGCAAGTAAAGGAGGTCATCATTTTTTTCAGAtggctgaaaaaagaaaataaacctaTCAGAGAAATAGCTAAAACTTTATGAGTGCCCAAACCAACCAGACCACAGAATACAACTAATGTAGATGATCGCAGAATTCTTTCCTTGGTGAAGAAACACCCCTTGACAACATGTAGCCAGGTTGAGAGCACTCTTGAGGAGGTAGACGTATCTAAAGTCTACAATCAAGAGACGTCTTCATGAATGTATATACAGATTATACAGATGCAAACTGGTAACACTGAAGAACAGGAAGGCCAGATCAAACTCTGCCAGAAAATATCTTTAAAAGTCTGGAATAAGGTTCTTTGTAATGGATGACGGATGGTGACCCAAAACATCTCAGTTTCTCAAGGTAAAAAAATGGGATATTCATCACTGGCCAAGTCAATCATCTGATCTCAACCCAACAGAACATGCTTTGCAGTTACTAAAGACAAAACTGCAGGCAGAAATACCAATAAACAAGCAGCAACCAAAGGCAGCAGCAGGGAAGGTCTGGCAAAGCATCTCAAGGGAGGAAACTCAGTGTTTGGTGATGTCCATGGCTTCCAGACTTGTTATTGGCAGCAAAAGATTTTCATCCAAGTATTAAAACAATACCAATATCTTTGTCCAATTACGTTTGAGCCTCTGAAAATGGAGGACCTCTGTGAAAATGGCTGTAATTTCCAACAGCTTAATTTAATACCTTTGTTAAACCTGAAAATCTATACTTGGCTCACATCTTGATTACTTTATTTCAGATTCATTGTGGTGGTATATAGAGAGAAAATGACAAAATTTGCATCAGTGTCCAGACACTTATAGATCTAACTGCGAGTACTTAATATCTGCTTAAAAGATAAAACAAGGAATGAAACAATTAACACAGACAATAACCATAAATagccataaataaatacaatgcaCAGTTAATTTTTTGTCAAGTAGATTCAATCCCAGTTACTAAATCTTACTTTAAGATTCTGATTAACATGTTATTAAAACATCAGCCGTAGGAGAAGTAACATTTGATAACTGCTGATATGGGTATTCTGAATGCACACGTCAAACTACTTATGAAGTGTGTTACCAATGACCCCCAATTTTTGATTTAAAGAAATGTAGGTCTGAACATGTATGTGTCGCTGTGATCAGTCTGTGTTTCGTGCCTATTTGAAGAATGACAGTCTATATGCATATTGTTCATATAGACTGGCCTTCTatggaaaaaacaaacacacatggCTGCCGAATGCAGTAACAGATGCTCACCACATGAGGGGGCTTGAGGGCACGGATGAATTCGCTGGTCTGCTGGTAGTCcgtgtgagcagagaaggagatATAGTCCACGGACATCTTGAGGGGCAGCTTCTGTCCAGACATGGTGGTTATCTCCTCCGGTTCGGACATGATATGCTGTTGTGGAGACAAGAGAATTATGTGACATCACACGCCATGAACAGGAGACATGAGAATTCACCCTCAGCCATCCCTAAGGCGCCTATGCACTGGAAGTCCAGTTGTGTATCAAACAACATCCTCTGACAACCATCAACATCTTTCCAACACCATTTCTGGTCTGTCTGACACTGACACCATTCATTCTCAAACACCTTCGCTGGATACAGGATGCTTCACTTGACACAAATTAAATCCGCATCATTTGGACAGGAGGACTAGCGTGTGATACGGTGGTCACTTGCTGGAATCCAACTCACTTTGGCCAGGGTCCCCTCCACGCAGTAGCCGGCGATGATGACACCATTGCGCTTGTCTGTGCACCAGCTCTCAAAAAGCTCCCTGGAGAGGCCGCTCTGCATCATCCCAGGCGACGCCATCACCACACTTGGTCCGATGTCATCAAAGTGGTCCATGCTCTGTTGTGGGAGGACGGCTTGGCTCAATGTTTTAGCAGTTAGGAGGGGATTCACCATAGTTTCAAAATAATCATTTTGAAAGTACTTTATTAAAGTCATTTTAAAGTTCTGTACATGAACGAATGCGATAATCTTCTGCTAATCGACTCCCACACGCCCCTGAGCTGACCCACCTTGAGGTTACTGATGTGCTTGAAGACGAAGGGGTTGTTGATGTTGATGGCCTTGCGGATCTTGTCGTTCATGGCATTGACGTAGGTCTGGTAAACGGCCATGCACTTCTTGGCCAGCGAGGAGGCATAGTAGATGGGGATGTCATGGAGCTCCGGGTGGTTCTGCCAGTACTCGTCTATTCGGGGCGTGTCACAGAGCACATGCAACGTCAGCTATCGCTTAACATTGTGCTCACACTAGTAGGTTCTTTGATGTGACAGCAGACACCGCCCTGCTCTTTTCTTCTACTGCCCTGCGCTAATTCTTAATACACTACACCATagatcaggggtcaccaacctttttgaaactgagctacttcacaggtactgagccatgcaaagggctaccagtttgaaacgccctcttaaacttcatgtataataaacatgtttaaaaggctttttttacagatattgtcattttcatccatccataaatacaaatgtgattgaAGAATAGTAaaaggataaaataaaattttagatgctgctcaatggtgagttgtgctatttttagaacaggtccgtgggcgactcatgtggtgattgggggcatcctggtgccctcgggcaccatgttggtgaccacTGCCATAGACCCTAGATTATATGGAAATATATGGGGGGCTGTGGAGTAGAGCTGGGTGATATGACAATATTATCGCTTATCGACGATATCAGAGAAGCAACTGACAATTACTGTCTTTGTCAGGGAAGTAGGCTTAGGCTACCCACTGCGCCAAAATGCCATGACTGTAATTAACCCTTCATACTTGAATTGCAGGAAGCAATTCTAACAAAAATGAAACTGCTGCACATTAACACAAACCACAATTTCAGATGTTAACACTGCCAAATGTGAGCAGCCGCCCATATTCAGACaggtgcatcatgggaaggggctCACCCAGGATGAGGAGCAGCTCCTGGGCTCTTCCCAACGCGAACACGGGGATGAGGCAGCGACCCTCCCTGTTAACGATGTCGTGCACGGTGTTGCAGAAACGGGCTTCCCTCTCCTCACGCTTCTCGTGGATGTGTGTGCCGTAGGTGGACTCCTAAGATATGAGCATGGACATGTTATGAACGTCAGCATCATGCTGACCAGCCATTACAGCTCATAACTGGGCAAAAATGTGGCAACAAATGTAATACGCATCCCAGTTAACATGCAAGAAATTACTTAGGTTAAGTACTGGATAACTAGAACAATAATATTATTTTGGTTACCAGAACTAGAACTGAAAAACACATTAATACAAATAAATTCACACAAAATATCTTGAATCCAGCAAGTTCAGGCATGAGGCCCTGCCAGATTGAAGAGGAGATTCCCTGCCGGAGCTGAATTTTCCGGATAGCTGAAAGTCGTGTTTGAAAAACACAGAATTTTCACAAATGTCTTACACTTAGTTCTAGACACACTGTAATGATTATTGTACCATTATTTTAACACATTGTCATGTCACTGCCAGATAGAACACAAGAGATCAATGGCGGGGCAAGCAGAATGACTATTAAAGTGTGTGGCTCTGTAGGCAAAAGCAGGAACTGACATTAGCAttgcacaatgttttttgttgttatATTTGCTTTACTGTATTGTTtgataaatttatatttttataattattctgaATATTTGGTGTTTTAAAATAGTACTGTGTGTGCCCATCATTGAATGCCAGATACAGGAGTTATTACTGTACACCACAGAAAGTTGTAAAATGAAAGTCCAAAGTGTGGCACCCAAAAAAATTATCAATAGCTAAGAATTTTTGACAatacaaatgaataattcatttAAGCTCACATTTCCCTAAAAGACATGCAGGTTGTGTTACCctcaaattttaaattaaaaacaggcTATTAAAAAGGACTCACAATGATAAGGATGTCAGGTTTCACACTGGGGATCTCAGCTGCCATCAAGTGCCTGTCTTCTTGGCGGGAAAAGTCTCCTGTATAGAGCAGCTGAAGGACGACAGGTGGAAACAGCCTGCTTAGACTGCAATCTAAGAAACCCCATGATCCTCTGCAGATCTGTGGCACGTCAAACTAGGGAGAGGTGACGAACCTTCACACCCGCGATCTCAATCATGAACATGGCGGCCCCCAGGACATGGCCCGCATGGTAGCACCAGAACTTGATGCCAGCCACTTCCTTCACTTCATGAAAGTTGATGGTCTCTATCTTGTCCATGCTCTCCTCCAGATCAGTCTCTGTGTAGAGCATGTCATCCGCTGAGATATTACTAAAtgcaaaaaaagacaaataaatgtaatatgATGAATGTAACAGAGTTAATGGTGAAGTAATTCCACAGCAAAGTACTATTAATCATGATTCATCATCATCCTAATCTGATGAGCTATACAAACTTAAAGGATACGGAAAGTGTAGATCAGTGATTCTCAAAGTGTGGGGTGTGGAGTCATGACAGGTGGGGCACAAGAGACCTGGGGGAAAGTAGCAACCTGCACATTCAGTGCTACCAGAGCCTTAAAGGGTCAAAATAGACAGATAATTAACAGGTACAAAAAGAAAATCAGGTGGTGCGCTGAGAAACATCAAGCAAGTGCTGAAAACCAGCAAAAAAAACAAGCCAAAAAGGAAATATAATGAAGCATATCTTGCTCTGTATGAGGAGAGATCTGTCTGTGTATGAGGAGAGAGCTGTCTGTATTTTATGTGCGAAAACTTTGCCAGCTGACAGTATGAAACCCGCCAAATGAAACTCTCACTAAATGTCTTGTTCACCTCTGCATTTGATCTTGTTTATACAGACTGAATTTTATTGTTGTATTTCCAGAAAAGTGCAAATTCGGCTtaatttgccttttttttattgcagactATAGAAGCAGTGTAGTGACAATGTCACAGAAAGTTGTTTGAAGTGAGTTGTTTTTTTGCTTAACAAAAGTTGCTGATAAAATTAATGTTAATGAGTTTGATGTTATCTAAATAAAGTTATATCTAGGCTTTTCATTGTTTTGTTGACGAGGGGCATGAAAATATTTCTTCTTGCAAGTGTGGAAAGATAGAaacagtttgagaaccactggtgtaGATGAAAAAGGCCTCGGCTTAAGATTTTTCATTTCATAATCATATGTGAATTTCTTTATTCACTGAAATTACTTATTTACTATCTCtagtttttcatttttcattccaGCTACGTAACAAAAGCTCACCCACCTGACTTTGACATAATCTGATAAGAGCCATCGGTAGATGGCTTTAGTAGCATGTGTCATGAAGGTTCTTCCTTTGAAGCTTGTCTTCTGTAGAAACCATGGCAAAGCACCACAGTGGTCCAAATGGAAACTTGAGgggggaaacaacaaaagaagtGGCTCAATTTTTTACATTCAGCAAGCTACACTCTATCTCAGGCAAACAGCACTAATACAGAGTTGGGTGCAAAGGACAGGGAAACAAGGTTGACTCACTGGCTGATCAACAGAAGATCGATCTCGGCCGGGTCAATCAAGTCAATGTATGGAAGTGCATCCATGCCCTCCAAACCTGGGTGGATGCCACAGTCGAGCTGTAGAGATACACAAAATAAGGCACCAGACACTTCTTCCAAACTGAAATGCACTGTACTTGGGAAACGATAACTTACCATGATTTTTCTTCCTTTGAATTCCAAGATAATACATGACCTGCCTACCTCCTGCCCGGCGCCACTGTTAAAGCACAGAAAAAAGCAAATTCA
This genomic window from Brienomyrus brachyistius isolate T26 unplaced genomic scaffold, BBRACH_0.4 scaffold51, whole genome shotgun sequence contains:
- the LOC125723780 gene encoding cleavage and polyadenylation specificity factor subunit 3 — its product is MATKRKADISVPAEESDQLLIRPLGAGQEVGRSCIILEFKGRKIMLDCGIHPGLEGMDALPYIDLIDPAEIDLLLISHFHLDHCGALPWFLQKTSFKGRTFMTHATKAIYRWLLSDYVKVSNISADDMLYTETDLEESMDKIETINFHEVKEVAGIKFWCYHAGHVLGAAMFMIEIAGVKLLYTGDFSRQEDRHLMAAEIPSVKPDILIIESTYGTHIHEKREEREARFCNTVHDIVNREGRCLIPVFALGRAQELLLILDEYWQNHPELHDIPIYYASSLAKKCMAVYQTYVNAMNDKIRKAININNPFVFKHISNLKSMDHFDDIGPSVVMASPGMMQSGLSRELFESWCTDKRNGVIIAGYCVEGTLAKHIMSEPEEITTMSGQKLPLKMSVDYISFSAHTDYQQTSEFIRALKPPHVILVHGEQNEMARLKAALIREYEDNDEVHIEVHNPRNTEAVTLNFRGEKLAKVMGSLADRKCVQGQRVSGILVKRNFSYHILTPSDLSNYTDLAMSTVKQTQAVPFTGPFPLLVSQLRNLAGDVEELDIPDRTALRIFKNITLVHEVGVVVLEWIANPLNDMYADAVTTVVLEVQSNPKAQKVMDSKKGKVDTDIYQKRLEIMLQDMFGEDCVDFKDEKNPSVTVDGKTAYICLETRTVDYEEGSAEDESLKEMVELAVQRLYDALCPAL